One segment of Chionomys nivalis chromosome 1, mChiNiv1.1, whole genome shotgun sequence DNA contains the following:
- the LOC130871349 gene encoding 60S ribosomal protein L31-like — MAPAKKGDEKKRSSSAINEVVTREYTINIHKHIHGMGFKKRAPRALKEIRKFAMKEMGTPDVLIDTRLNKAVWAKRIRNVPYRIRVRLSRKRNEDEDSPNKLYTLVTYVPVTTFKNLQTVNVDEN, encoded by the coding sequence ATGGCTCCCGCAAAGAAGGGTGACGAGAAGAAGAGGAGCAGTTCTGCCATCAACGAGGTGGTGACCCGAGAATACACCATCAACATTCACAAGCACATCCATGGCATGGGCTTCAAGAAGCGTGCTCCTAGGGCACTCAAAGAAATCCGGAAATTTGCCATGAAGGAAATGGGGACTCCAGATGTGTTGATTGATACTAGGCTCAATAAAGCTGTCTGGGCCAAAAGAATAAGGAATGTTCCATATCGTATCCGGGTACGTTTGTCCAGAAAACGTAATGAGGATGAGGACTCACCAAACAAACTCTACACATTGGTAACTTACGTGCCTGTTACCACATTCAAAAATCTACAGACAGTCAATGTGGATGAGAACTAA